CAGTAAGGGCCATTGCCAGTCATGCCGTGATGTCTGATCCCGCTTCGTTGCGGGTCGACCAGTCGAAACTGACGGAAATCATATTTACCGACAGCATTCCTTATTCCCAAAAATCGGAAAAAGTAAAAATTCTTTCTGTAGCCGAGATGTTTGCCAATTCCATTATGAGGGTTTGCAACAACGAATCCATCAGTTCGTTGTATGTAGTCTAAAAAGTTAGGGATTTTTTCCACACATTCCCTGAAACTTGTGTATGGTGAGCGCACAGTTTCATAGATGTGCCTATATTTGGACAGAAATCGCCTAATTTAAACCCTAAAAAAAATTAATTACTCGTATGGCTTACAAAATTGAAGAAATTGAAGGTATTGGCCCTGTTTACGGAGAAAAGCTGAGAGCTGCCGGTGTTACCTCTACAGAAGGATTACTCGAGAAATGTGCCGGTAAATCCGGTCGTGCCGCAATGGCAAAAGAGACAGGTATTGATGAAAAGTTAATCCTGAAATGGACTAACCACGCCGATCTTTTCCGCGTACCGGGTATCGGGTCAGAATTTTCAGAACTGCTGGAAGCAGCCGGTGTGGATACGGTAAAAGAGTTCCGGAACCGCAACGCTGAGAACTTATATGCCAAAATGCAGGAAGTAAACGAAGCCAAAAAACTGGTACGTCGCCTGCCTTCTTTAGGCCAGCTCACGAAAATGATTGAAGATGCCGGAAAGATGGAAACAAGAATGACATATTAATCCGGAAAATAAGGATAAGGGAAACGGCTGAGAAATCGGCCGTTTTTTATTACTATTTATAGTGCAGGATCCACCTGCATAATGAGTCTAAAAGCCGTATTTTCTTTTAATGGCCTGCAGCAATCCTTCACAAGCATCTTCGAGCAGGTCGAGTACCAGTTCAAATCCAGATGCACCGCCGTAATAAGGATCGGGAATATGATCATGATGGGTATACTGACGGGAAAATTCGGTCATCATATGGATTTTATCAATTTGTTCCTGACTGGTTGCCAACGCTTTCACATTGGCATAATTTTGCCGGTCCATTACCAGGATATAGTCGAAATCATTGAAATCGGACTTTTTGAATTTCCGGGCACGGCTATCAAAATTATACCCTCTTCTTTCACCATGCAGCCGCATACGTTCATCGGGTAGTTCCCCTTGATGCCATCCGGAAGTACCGGCCGAATCCACCTCAACCAGATCCTGAAGGCCGTTCTTCTCCACAACAGTTGCCATAATGCCTTCGGCAGCCGGTGAACGGCAGATATTCCCAAGACAAACAAAAAGCAAGCGGATCTCTTTTTTCTTTCCCTCTGTAGAAGCCATCATTTATATTTAAAACAGATTTTTTATAACCTTAACAATATCCGCAAAGATAATGGAAATTCAGAAAAGTACAAAAATTATACTTCTGATTATTCAACTACACCTATTCAACATAACTACGACATCTCAATTTCTTATATTTTTTGTAGTTATAAGCTTTGTAAATAGAACAATGATTTGTACTTTTGCTCCCCAACCCCGGGACAAAGGACAGCAAAACGGGAATAAACCATCACAGCAGATTTATATGGATAAACAGCTAATTAGCAGTATCAAAAACAGATTGTTCAAGGAATTACAGTCCGTTGTTACAATCCTCTATATTTTTGGGGTAGGGATAGGTAAAAGCTATTCCTTCTTCTTCCCTGGTTAAAGAGCTGTCGTATCCGGTTACGGTAGAATAAATTTATCAGTCAAGCTAAAAAAGAATTCAATTTATGG
This window of the Proteiniphilum saccharofermentans genome carries:
- a CDS encoding DUF4332 domain-containing protein, which translates into the protein MAYKIEEIEGIGPVYGEKLRAAGVTSTEGLLEKCAGKSGRAAMAKETGIDEKLILKWTNHADLFRVPGIGSEFSELLEAAGVDTVKEFRNRNAENLYAKMQEVNEAKKLVRRLPSLGQLTKMIEDAGKMETRMTY
- a CDS encoding low molecular weight protein-tyrosine-phosphatase; protein product: MMASTEGKKKEIRLLFVCLGNICRSPAAEGIMATVVEKNGLQDLVEVDSAGTSGWHQGELPDERMRLHGERRGYNFDSRARKFKKSDFNDFDYILVMDRQNYANVKALATSQEQIDKIHMMTEFSRQYTHHDHIPDPYYGGASGFELVLDLLEDACEGLLQAIKRKYGF